TTAATAAATTATAATTTTTAAGGCATCGATTAGCAATATATAAGGAAAAAAATAAGCATTAAATATTATCAAGTTATACTAATTAGTTAAAAGACAAAATATTTGATTTTTCTTATTTTTATTGATTTGAAATAGACTTTAAGAATCTCTTAACCTATTTAATAAGGAAAAAACACGGCTTTTTTGGAGATTGAAAACACAATATTTATAAACTTCCCTAAACTATACTGAGATGATTGCGGCATTAATTCTAAAATTAGGATTATTATCAGTATTTTTTAATAATTCTAAGGTAATAGTCGCACTGGCATGGAGGAGGTATAATTAAGCGACAGTCAGGATTTGCAATACTATTTGCAATATTTGTATCGCTCACATTTTGTATTTCACCTGTTTATCAGGAAATAATGAATTACAATGGATCAGGTATTGTTAAAAATAGTGAAATAAATCAGGAACTTAACAGCTTTTCTAAATCAAGCACAGAGTCTGTGCAAATAGAAGCTGCCACTACCAAGTATGTTAAAGTATACAAAAAAGTATGGTATAAACAAAGATATAAACAATCATATAAATACTGGTATAAATCAAAAGGTAAGTGGAAATACAGAACAAAGTACAAATGGGCTTATAAATGGAAATATAAGTGGGTTGTGACTTATAAAAAAGTGACAAACGATTCTACTACCCCCAGTATAGTTAATAATACTAATGCTACTAATACTACTAAATCTAATAATACAATCGTGAATAACTCAAGTAACAGTAACATCAGTGCTTTAAACAGCTATTTAAAGGCTACAACTAATTGTCAAGTAAACAATAGCGTAATAAGTTCAAGGGCTGTTTCAATCACCAGCAATAAAAATAACACCTACGACAAGGCAGTAGCTATTTTTAACTGGGTACGGGATAACATAGGTTATTCTTTTTATTACAACACCAAATATGGTGCTCTTGGAACCTTAAATAAAAAGACAGGAAACTGTGTTGATACCAGTCACATTTTAATCGGCCTTTTAAGGACAAGTGGAATACCTGCAAGATATGTTCATGGAACCTGCAAGTTTTCAAGTGGAAGCACCTATGGACACGTTTGGGCAGAGGTTTATGTAAACGGCACCTGGTATAAAGCAGATGCAAGTAGTTCAAGAAATTCCTTTAATGTAATAAAAAATTGGGATACTTCCACTGTTATAATAAAGAATAGATACGCATCTTTACCATTTTAGATGAGTAACTATCTTAATTTATTTTTTTTAAATAAATAAAGTCATTCTTGACTCTTTTGAAATATGAATTTACCTATTTTAGCATCCATATCTTTTTGACCAATATTTGAATAATAGATATTCATCCCTTTATGGAGAGATATTTCATTTAAATTAAGCTGATTTTTAACTTCACTGAAAAAATCTGATTCACCATCCATTACCCAGATTATCTTATTAACCTCACAATTAACATTAATTTTCATTTTTTTAGATGCTGAAACACTATATCCTCCATCATGGGTATGCCATGCATAGGCCATGTTTTCTAGGTCAGTGTTTTCTTCATCAAAGAGATAGTAAATATCATATTCTGGTAAGAAGTAGGTAGCACTTTTCCAGTTGAATCCCATAGTATCTTGATCAGTATCCTTTATTACAAGTAAAGATTTTTTTGGATTATTATGTGCTGCATTCAGAATATTTTGTATAGTCAATCGATTCAGGAGATTCTGAGCATTTACAACAGCATAATTATAACCAAATCCTATATCAATTAGATACGTGATTTCTTGAGAAATTGTGATTTTACTAATTTTTATTTCATGACCACTGTTTTGGTTTGAATTAAATGAACTTAAAAAATTTATACAATTTATAGAAATACAAAAAATCAAGATAACGGTCATGACCTTATTTTTGGATATTCCTGAAAAATTTGTTTTTTTCTTTACCGTCCCCATGATTAAAATACCTCACAAACAACTTTCATTCCAGTCTGTGCCATTTTCATTATAAAAATACTCCATCTAATTATAAAATTTAGGTTAATTCGCATGAATACCTATTCTAATGGATTAATAAGGATCCCAATCCTCAACTTCCTTGAACTGAGAAAAACTACCGTATTCATATTTGCGGAATAGTTCTCCCCATTTGGTCTTATGAAACATTTTTAATCTTTCGGTTCCTAAAAAAGGATACCATAAATGATCGTAGTAAAAATCTGATGCAAATTTAAGTGCTTTATAAATTGATGAATTAAATAAGAAATTATTAAGCCACTTTACAGTGGATGTTTGCTTACGGATCCTCTGATCCCAGCTAATTACTGGGCTCAGGGTTGCCTTAAAATTAAAGTTCAATTCATTTAACTCTGATTTATCCATCCCCACAATTTCTATCTCATCTACATCCCCTATTCCTAATCCATTATCATGGGCCATTTTAATATAGTCTATAGAAAGTGGGTCGAAGCCCATGATTTTTGCAGCTACTGCATCAATAGCTACCTGGTCACTACTGGCCATAATTATATTTCCAATACTGGGAACCATTGCTCTGGGACCAGAACCGTTGCCACAAACACCACCATCCATGACAGCCATGACCCCTGAGTGAAGCTCCTGTTGAATAGCTAAAAGGTCTACCAAAACTTCATGTATTTTTTCAGGAGAATCCATATCTTGAGATGCAATTATCCCTCCCCACACATTTCTCATGGCCCCGGTAATGGTAGTGTGACCGTGGGTCTTCATGGTAGGAAAATGAATCACATTACTATCCAAAAAGATTTCAGGGACCATGACTTTATCCAGAACCATCATTTCAGATTTGGGCTGATATTCAACCCATTTTACACTCTCAAGTGGTTCAAATAAAGTACCATGCTTTTCTAATATAGGGAGCCATTTATTAAGATATGCTCCTTTCCAGGGATGGTTTATTCCTTTTTTATTTTCTACTGCTAGAATATCTTGATAATTCGCGTCTTTTAGGGTTTTTAAAACTCCATCTAATTGCCATGGTGGTGTAGAACAGGCCGGGAAAAACAATGTCCATGAAAGATTTAGCTTTAAAATAGTTTTATTCTTGGGAGAAATCTGATTCTTATAACCTGCGCTTTTCAAAATTTCATGATAGTCCGCTACCACCATTTCAGGACACGTTTTTTTAACTGATACAACAGCCATTTATTACACCTCTAAATCGTTTTTTTTCTCCAATTGTTTAGATTTCCAAGTTATTCATTATTTAATCAGCTGAGTAACTGGATGATATGGATCTTGTTCTTGGAATTTATTTACAACATTTTCTATTAGAATGCGCGTGGCTTGATCAGGTAAAAAAAAGCCGGGTCAAACTCACATACTAAAATTAAGTAAGAATATTTAAATAAATATTCCAGAATCTCCACATATTTATACCCAAATTACACCATAAATCTTTTAAATTAGGTTAAAATAGGGATAATAAATTCTAATATTTGAAAAACTGATTTTGAGTTTAATAAAGGGAATGTGATCTTTGATTAAAAAAAATTAAAACAGTATTTTTATTTATCAAAAAATACAGAATAGTTGTAAATACAATAAGGGGTGATATTTTGGTAAAGAAAATTACTGCTATTGTTGCACT
The nucleotide sequence above comes from Methanobacterium alcaliphilum. Encoded proteins:
- a CDS encoding transglutaminase-like domain-containing protein codes for the protein MNYNGSGIVKNSEINQELNSFSKSSTESVQIEAATTKYVKVYKKVWYKQRYKQSYKYWYKSKGKWKYRTKYKWAYKWKYKWVVTYKKVTNDSTTPSIVNNTNATNTTKSNNTIVNNSSNSNISALNSYLKATTNCQVNNSVISSRAVSITSNKNNTYDKAVAIFNWVRDNIGYSFYYNTKYGALGTLNKKTGNCVDTSHILIGLLRTSGIPARYVHGTCKFSSGSTYGHVWAEVYVNGTWYKADASSSRNSFNVIKNWDTSTVIIKNRYASLPF
- a CDS encoding DUF362 domain-containing protein translates to MAVVSVKKTCPEMVVADYHEILKSAGYKNQISPKNKTILKLNLSWTLFFPACSTPPWQLDGVLKTLKDANYQDILAVENKKGINHPWKGAYLNKWLPILEKHGTLFEPLESVKWVEYQPKSEMMVLDKVMVPEIFLDSNVIHFPTMKTHGHTTITGAMRNVWGGIIASQDMDSPEKIHEVLVDLLAIQQELHSGVMAVMDGGVCGNGSGPRAMVPSIGNIIMASSDQVAIDAVAAKIMGFDPLSIDYIKMAHDNGLGIGDVDEIEIVGMDKSELNELNFNFKATLSPVISWDQRIRKQTSTVKWLNNFLFNSSIYKALKFASDFYYDHLWYPFLGTERLKMFHKTKWGELFRKYEYGSFSQFKEVEDWDPY